A portion of the Musa acuminata AAA Group cultivar baxijiao chromosome BXJ1-1, Cavendish_Baxijiao_AAA, whole genome shotgun sequence genome contains these proteins:
- the LOC135678917 gene encoding ABC transporter G family member 14-like, with amino-acid sequence MMPHQAEPQTGGGHNMDQTTVNSTVVPYPTGTAHPGPRPPQAAAVFPITLKFEEVVYKVKVGGGGWWRRSSSPAEKTILNGITGVVCPGEMLAMLGPSGSGKTTLLTALGGRLGGKLSGKITYNGHPFSGAIKRRTGFVAQDDVLYPHLTVTETLTFTALLRLPGTLTRAEKAYQAQQVISELGLSRVAHSMIGGARGVRGVSGGERKRVSIGLELLVDPSLLLLDEPTSGLDSTTAARIVGTLKRLAAEKGRTVVTTIHQPSSRLYRMFDKLVLLSEGSAIYYGRAAAAVDYFAMVGFASPIDGVNPADLLLDLANGIAPESNYASENGDGSGGLQQEKKAVKEALIGAYDRNIATRLKAELCAVDLNNYGYTREMANAMKREQWCTSWWEQFTVLLSRGLKERRHEAFNKLRIFQVLSVATLGGLLWWHTPTSHIQDRTALIFFFSVFWGFFPLYNAVFTFPQERPMLRKEQASGMYRLSSYFLARTAGDLPMELALPTAFTFIIYWMGGLRSDPVAFLLSLLVVLFSVLVAQSLGLAVGAILMDVKQATTLASVTTLVFLMAGGYYVQQIPPFVVWLKYLSYSFYCYKLLLGVQFSEHDAYECSSGVMCPVIDYPAIKSVGLGHIWIDVCIMGLMLVGYRLVAYLALHHLQSG; translated from the exons ATGATGCCACACCAGGCTGAGCCACAGACCGGCGGAGGTCACAACATGGACCAGACGACAGTCAACTCGACTGTCGTCCCATACCCCACGGGGACCGCTCATCCTGGCCCTCGGCCGCCTCAGGCCGCCGCAGTGTTTCCCATCACTCTTAAG TTCGAGGAGGTGGTGTACAAGGTGAAAGTAGGCGGCGGAGGGTGGTGGCGGAGGTCGAGCAGCCCGGCGGAGAAGACCATACTGAATGGCATCACCGGAGTGGTGTGCCCGGGGGAGATGCTGGCGATGCTCGGCCCGTCCGGGAGCGGCAAGACCACCCTTCTCACCGCCCTCGGCGGCCGCCTCGGCGGGAAGCTCTCCGGCAAGATCACCTACAACGGCCACCCCTTCTCCGGCGCCATCAAGCGCCGCACCGGGTTCGTGGCCCAGGACGACGTGCTCTACCCGCACCTCACGGTGACCGAGACGCTTACCTTCACCGCGCTGCTGCGGCTCCCGGGGACCCTGACCCGAGCCGAGAAGGCCTACCAGGCCCAACAGGTCATTTCCGAGCTGGGCCTAAGCCGGGTGGCCCACAGCATGATCGGCGGGGCCCGCGGGGTCCGGGGAGTCTCCGGCGGTGAGAGGAAGCGAGTGAGCATCGGGCTGGAGCTGCTGGTGGATCCGAGCCTGCTGTTGCTGGACGAGCCGACGTCAGGTCTGGACTCGACCACCGCAGCCCGGATCGTCGGCACGCTCAAGCGGCTCGCCGCCGAGAAGGGCCGCACCGTGGTCACCACGATCCACCAGCCGTCGAGCCGGCTCTACCGCATGTTCGACAAGCTGGTGCTGCTGTCGGAGGGCAGTGCGATATACTACGGCCGGGCGGCCGCCGCCGTCGACTACTTCGCCATGGTCGGCTTCGCGTCGCCGATCGACGGCGTCAACCCGGCCGACCTCCTACTGGATCTAGCCAACG GAATCGCACCGGAGTCGAATTACGCAAGCGAGAACGGCGACGGCAGCGGCGGCTTGCAGCAGGAGAAGAAGGCGGTGAAGGAGGCTCTGATCGGCGCGTACGACCGCAACATCGCCACCCGGCTGAAGGCGGAGCTCTGCGCCGTGGACCTGAACAATTATGGATACACCAGAGAGATGGCTAATGCCA TGAAGCGGGAACAATGGTGCACGAGCTGGTGGGAGCAGTTCACGGTGCTGCTCAGCAGAGGGTTGAAGGAGAGGAGGCACGAAGCTTTCAACAAGCTAAGGATCTTCCAGGTGCTCAGTGTCGCCACGCTCGGAGGCCTCCTGTGGTGGCACACGCCGACGTCCCACATCCAAGACCGG ACAgcactcatcttcttcttctcggtGTTCTGGGGCTTCTTCCCGCTCTACAATGCGGTGTTCACGTTCCCCCAGGAGCGGCCAATGCTGAGGAAAGAGCAGGCCTCCGGCATGTATCGCCTCTCGTCCTACTTCCTGGCGCGCACCGCCGGCGACCTGCCCATGGAGCTCGCCCTCCCCACCGCCTTCACCTTCATCATATACTGGATGGGAGGCCTCAGGTCCGACCCCGTCGCCTTCCTGCTCTCCCTCCTCGTCGTCCTGTTCAGCGTCCTGGTGGCGCAGAGCCTCGGCCTCGCAGTCGGCGCCATCCTGATGGATGTCAAGCAGGCCACCACCCTCGCCTCCGTCACCACCTTGGTCTTTCTCATGGCCGGCGGCTACTACGTCCAGCAGATACCGCCCTTCGTCGTCTGGCTCAAGTACTTGAGCTACAGCTTCTACTGCTACAAGCTTCTGCTGGGGGTGCAATTCTCCGAACACGACGCCTACGAATGCTCGAGCGGAGTGATGTGCCCGGTGATCGACTACCCGGCAATAAAGTCGGTCGGACTCGGCCATATCTGGATCGACGTGTGCATCATGGGGCTTATGCTGGTCGGCTATCGGCTCGTCGCCTACCTCGCACTGCACCACCTGCAAAGCGGATGA
- the LOC103982279 gene encoding F-box protein SKIP31, whose protein sequence is MADREAAGGDDDDDVVLASFLESEILSGDQEETSAARASKRPRIEEESSRQEIRNNASWLPPPPPLRPRQIETGIFSKIPPELFHHIFKFLSSEDLTSCALVCKFMSFAASDESLWRRLYCMRWGMDSSKGKFRACAWKKLYIQRDRDDMNEFVWNTPSEFREYYIQMQAAKRSQAPLPSQVDDRVVLDRTVADQVSIWKSRRGLTDDAAIGHICSGNTCSYSHIGDVFICERTGRVHVCDDACREVVLDLQSGGFVCTISGHCFDRLLSPEEELVTSENEQQQDGAGDEAEPFMGSGRFARAYLLGYNCDDEKELEAALKFC, encoded by the exons ATGGCGGATCGGGAGGCCGCTGgcggagacgacgacgacgacgtcgtACTTGCGTCCTTCCTCGAGTCCGAGATCCTCTCCGGTGACCAG GAGGAGACGTCGGCGGCTAGGGCGTCGAAGAGGCCGCGCATCGAGGAGGAGAGCTCGCGGCAGGAGATTAGGAATAACGCTTCCTGgctgccgccgcctcctcctcttcgtcctAGGCAGATTGAAACGGGGATCTTTAGCAAGATACCGCCTGAGCTCTTCCATCACATCTTCAAGTTCCTCTCTTCCGAG GACCTTACTTCGTGTGCTCTCGTCTGTAAGTTCATGAGTTTTGCGGCCTCAGATGAGAGCCTCTGGCGCCGCCT GTATTGCATGCGATGGGGTATGGATTCTTCAAAGGGGAAGTTTCGTGCATGTGCTTGGAAGAAGCTATATATTCAG CGTGATCGAGATGACATGAACGAATTTGTATGGAACACACCATCGGAGTTTAGGGAGTACTACATTCAAATGCAGGCAGCAAAACGAAGCCAAGCACCTCTTCCATCACAA GTTGATGATCGAGTTGTGCTTGATAGAACAGTGGCTGATCAAGTGTCCATTTGGAAAAGCCGCAGAGGCTTAACTGATGATGCAGCAATTGGTCATATCTGTTCTGGAAATACATGCTCCTACTCCCATATTGGAGATGTATTTATCTGTGAGAGGACCGGTCGTGTGCATG TCTGTGATGATGCTTGCCGAGAAGTTGTCTTGGATCTTCAGTCTGGTGGGTTTGTATGCACTATATCTGGTCACTGCTTTGATAGATTGCTCTCTCCTGAAGAGGAATTAGTTACCTCTGAGAAT GAGCAACAGCAAGATGGTGCGGGAGATGAAGCAGAGCCTTTCATGGGATCCGGACGTTTTG CACGCGCATATCTGCTTGGTTACAATTGTGATGATGAGAAGGAGCTGGAAGCTGCTTTGAAGTTTTGCTGA
- the LOC135679180 gene encoding protein FAR1-RELATED SEQUENCE 5-like translates to MEGTLSEDDGLIRDSSMDLNDSTSDPHMALALGALGIELNLDGPDIGEPCIGMEFDSDEAAKEYYISYANRVGFGVRMNKSRRSRKDDTVIMRRFVCTREGFHSKRVIYDDGKKKRKRGTTREGCMAMIEVIRKDHGKWVVTKLITEHTHMVAFPGKVQPRVDNSIIQNSSGLLHATSSGGFGNLKNFNRGIRVNPFGEGGEAEGLLEYLKKMQAENPAFFYAIQVDNNNCMTNVFWADAKARMAYQYFGDAVTFDTTYKKTKYMMPFATFRGVNNHLQSVTFGCALLMDETKGSYVWLFETWLSAMGGHHPDTLVTDRDKAMEGAITRVFPNARHWFCNWHILSRCKQRLSDVYLKYATLKRDLKECINHSETVEEFDTRWELILDKYNLWDNPWLQSLYDVRQRWAPAYQKGTFFPELSASQRSESLNKFFKRNFNSKTSLLVFIARFDQEMASQYEKEAQADFAAAYTKPLLRTPSPIEKQAAEVYTKEIFDKFQEEFIESLGYYVDKIEDGPNNKYNVTKEEDNRRAYIVIFSEPEKKASCSCYKFESSGILCRHILRVFFIVGIRVLPEYYILKRWTRDAASSVILDERATEPGLNFQDCLVAWYNDLCLDAVKYGIEGAMSSEIYKVAKAALQKALAEVVAAKNTQRKGQQNMQRFARLQKMQYKMPLPKLQTKKTPARSTQDEVDRSKRSVKDDSRDASVTSMNGEAH, encoded by the exons ATGGAGGGAACATTAAGTGAAGATGATGGATTGATAAGAGACAGTAGTATGGATCTGAATGACAGTACGAGTGACCCTCACATGGCATTAGCACTTGGTGCTCTTGGAATTGAGCTGAACTTAGATGGTCCTGACATTGGGGAACCGTGTATCGGAATGGAGTTTGACTCGGATGAAGCTGCAAAGGAATATTACATATCTTATGCTAACCGTGTGGGTTTTGGGGTCCGCATGAACAAATCGCGTCGCTCGAGGAAGGATGACACTGTGATCATGCGGCGCTTTGTGTGCACAAGGGAGGGGTTCCATTCAAAGAGGGTAATCTATGATGACggcaagaagaagaggaagagagggaCTACAAGGGAGGGCTGCATGGCAATGATCGAGGTGATTCGTAAGGATCATGGCAAATGGGTTGTCACGAAGCTCATTACTGAGCACACACATATGGTGGCATTCCCTGGTAAAGTTCAGCCTCGTGTTGACAATTCTATTATCCAAAATAGCTCAGGTTTGTTGCATGCAACATCAAGTGGAGGATTTGGTAATTTGAAGAACTTCAATAGAGGAATCAGAGTCAATCCCTTTGGGGAGGGAGGAGAAGCTGAGGGCCTCTTGGAGTATCTAAAGAAAATGCAAGCTGAGAATCCAGCTTTCTTCTATGCGATTCAAGTTGACAACAACAATTGCATGACCAATGTCTTCTGGGCTGATGCTAAAGCTAGGATGGCTTATCAGTATTTTGGTGATGCTGTGACATTTGATACAACATATAAGAAGACAAAGTACATGATGCCGTTTGCAACATTCAGAGGCGTGAACAATCATCTGCAGAGTGTTACTTTTGGGTGTGCACTACTCATGGATGAAACTAAGGGTTCGTACGTTTGGCTTTTTGAGACATGGCTTTCAGCCATGGGAGGACACCATCCAGATACATTAGTCACCGATCGAGATAAGGCCATGGAAGGAGCTATTACAAGGGTATTTCCAAATGCGCGTCACTGGTTTTGCAACTGGCACATCCTGAGCAGGTGCAAGCAGAGGCTGTCTGATGTTTATCTAAAATATGCTACCTTAAAGAGGGATTTGAAAGAGTGTATTAACCACTCTGAAACAGTTGAAGAGTTTGACACTCGGTGGGAGTTGATTCTCGATAAGTATAACCTTTGGGATAATCCATGGCTGCAGTCGCTGTATGACGTTCGGCAGCGGTGGGCTCCAGCTTACCAGAAGGGTACATTTTTCCCCGAGTTATCTGCATCTCAGCGATCAGAAAGCTTGAACAAGTTTTTCAAGAGAAATTTCAATTCAAAAACATCCCTACTTGTATTTATTGCACGATTCGATCAAGAGATGGCATCTCAGTATGAGAAGGAAGCTCAAGCAGATTTTGCTGCAGCCTATACTAAACCTCTTCTAAGAACTCCATCGCCAATTGAGAAACAAGCTGCCGAGGTTTATACAAAAGAAATATTTGACAAGTTTCAGGAGGAATTTATCGAATCGCTAGGTTATTATGTTGATAAAATAGAGGATGGCCCCAATAACAAGTACAATGTAACCAAGGAGGAGGACAATCGTAGAGCCTACATTGTCATTTTTAGTGAGCCTGAAAAGAAAGCAAGCTGCAGTTGTTACAAGTTTGAGAGTTCTGGCATTTTGTGCAGGCATATATTGAGGGTTTTCTTTATCGTTGGTATACGTGTACTTCCGGAGTATTACATCTTGAAGCGATGGACTAGGGATGCTGCAAGTAGTGTCATACTAGATGAGCGAGCTACTGAGCCTGGACTTAATTTTCAAGATTGTCTAGTTGCTTGGTATAATGATCTTTGTCTTGATGCTGTCAAATATGGAATTGAAGGGGCTATGTCTTCTGAGATATACAAGGTTGCTAAGGCTGCACTTCAGAAAGCCTTAGCTGAAGTAGTTGCTGCAAAAAACACACAAAGAAAGGGGCAACAGAATATGCAGAGGTTTGCACGGCTCCAAAAGATGCAATATAAAATGCCACTCCCAAAGTTACAGACAAAGAAGACTCCTGCAAGATCAACTCAAGATGAAGTTGATAGAAGTAAAAGAAGTGTTAAAGATGATTCTAG AGATGCAAGTGTTACCAGTATGAATGGCGAAGCACACTGA